DNA from Vanessa tameamea isolate UH-Manoa-2023 chromosome 19, ilVanTame1 primary haplotype, whole genome shotgun sequence:
ACCCTCTTAATTATAAATCGATACAGATGTACTTGGTGTTGAGATTTCATCAGTTTAGTGTTAAAAGtgttaaaattgttaagatGTTTTCGATGGTAGATAGTGATGATAATTCAATCTTATTCCCCTCGTATTCGGTGGTTAACTATTAAGGAGTCCACTTTAGACGACATTTTATCACTCCTGTTTAAACTTCCAACTTTAGTGACTAAAATGTCGTTAAAGTCAATTAGCGCTAAGCCGACCCACTTCGAATTCTAGATCCTCCCATAGATACACTATATAATGTTAGTTGATTCTAATAGTAAAATTACCTATATCCTAATAACCTTAAGATTCATATCAGCCTTAAAAAATCCTAATCTGTTATAAAATTTCCTTCGCTTCGAATCTTCCTGTACTGTTGAGTACTTAGCAGAGTATATACTTGTTTTAGACTGTTTGCAGTATTGTATGTTTATCCTAAAGTCTTGTTTTGTGCCTTGTAAGAGCGGCAAGACGTCGCCGACAATCGAGCCTAAAATAGgcgaattaaaatactattttcaatatactcaagcaaaattaatatttatgtattacgtatctgtattattattttttaaatttggattgtttttattttataactattgaattgtattagttaatatatatatttttttaatctcaaaTCAATTAGTCGGCAAACGTTCTTGCGCGCGTGTAATCAGTGAGCCAATTGTGCAAATTATTgtgactaaaaaaaaaagtaactgaatatttcaaatatatcttcTATCTGCATATTATTACGTTATATTGCACAATGTTATgtctcaatattttataatgaaattatatacgaTGATTATGTAGATTATACTGTAGTAAAGCATTTTATGCTTGAAAGTTATGCTAGACTAATATTAATTCTATGTGAGCATAGATAAGTATAAATTTTAGGCCTATTCGGtgcttagataaataaataattaatcattgcTTAGTTTCTGATCTCATattgagtattatttatttagttgccATATTTCGTAAGCGTGAGCAATATTtgagtaggtttttttttatttattacttgaatGCTTTTGacgattttgtatataattgacAAACCAAAGACACTGAATTGTCCAGttggataatttatttcaataactaattcgacattgatttatttagttatactatgaatatttgtgtaattatttttttaagctattgtagattattttttatttgtgtatgatTTTGTACTGCAAATTTAATGccccattaaaatatttataacataaaatgataTGTTCTCCCATGATGTATAAATTAATCAGAAGCATCCTATACCTGAGTCGCATGATAGACAGTATTTTAGATGAAAAAATAGAGCAACCTTTCCATTAGTGATACTAGTGTCgttattagaaatttatttggAGTAAAGATTTATTGGATACATTTAGAACCCTTTGGCATTCacaaggaaatatttttagtatatttaaaattccaacaaattaatgttcttaactttttaatatccaGACAAGTTtggtaaattataacaattaatggttttttgcttataaatgttgtttagagGGTGCTTAGTATAACATTGctgttctctttttttttaatgacaataatgTCAGAAAGAGAGAATACATTTTTCACTAAACATCTGCCGAACAAGGGTTAtaagtaaaaacataaattttttcaatttcttattattgtattattcttttaataggTTTAATGTGATAATGGATATTAATTTTGGAACTGCACTTTATGGTAAGAATATCAATAAGTTTGCATTATTATAGACATAAGgttgtattgttattgtaatcACATTTATACAAGAATAATACACTGTCAAAGGTCACACACATACTGCCCAAATAGACTGAAATGTCCAAATATTTTGTCCTTTTTTGATGGATTGTTTTTGTTACATGCATATGAATTTTACACTATTATTTGAATGccaaataaatatgaacaataAAGACTTtgtgtttcattttatatttttataattacattatttttaaaaaatcattaaatatattattgtgtcaCTAAACCTAAGTAGTCATCCATTAGAGTTCCAATAGCAAactgaaaaagaaaaatgtatacattatacagcatgttaatatcccactgctgagaCCCACCCCATGTGCACTTCACCATTCAGTTTTGAGGTTTGTTTGTAGAAACACTTGTGGCAAAATTCCAAAATATGCAGGTTTCATCagaatattttcctttaccgccgagtaAAGTAACAGTAGCAGccaatgtcccactgctgggcacaAGCCTCCTGTCACTTTGAGAAGTCTTGGAGCTTATACACACGGATCCAATGCAGGTTTGTCAGGTCCAATGCAGATATGAATCATACCATGTGTATTAACATACACATGGTAGATTCACATCTGCCACATACCACGGTGTTCTTTCACTACTGaacacaagataaattataatcacaaattaagcagattaatttatttgtgcttGCCCCAAGACTGAAATCAGAATCATTGTTAAGATTAACTTCTTGTAACCACTGTGCCACAACTCTTATGgagtattatatatgttttcttaCTTCATATAAGcctattattaatcatttaattccTAAATTACATTAAAGAATCAACTTACAATGCCAGTAGCATCAACTCTCGTACCCACAATCTTCAACCTGATAACATCCTCTTCCTGTATGACATTATCTTCCTGTTTACTTTTGTAACATGGGGGATTTACATTCGGACAAAATTCCATATCCGCAGGAATTGACTGTCATTAAAaaatggataaaataaatattattaataaaaaagatactaAAGTAAGTTGTAGTTATTATGTTACCAAAATTTATTCAATGCTAATGTAAATAACAGTGACAAAAAGGAATATTCTTcatcagtatttatttattttatttaaaaaaagtatgataAAAGTAATATGTTCTAACAAATACTTACATGATGTGAAATAAAACAACTTAGAGGACCAATTTGAGCAAACATTCCAAcctgtaaacaaaaaaatataaaattattatgtcatatttagCTATGTTTGTTTACTGTGCTCAAGaaacaatttgaatttttaagaataatataattgtgtatttgTTTACTActaatgttttcataaaaaaaaattaaatgtaaaacttctACAATCCATCTACATCCAGAAGAAACCGAGTGCACCTGTGCTTGCCTACTTAGTCAAGCACTATTATATCTCCGGCACTATCCTTTGTTGAAAATGATGAAAaccataactattttattttgttgtcacTTATGAACTTTTAATAGCCAGCTCTTTTAGATTACATTCCAACCTCATTCACTATGAACAATACTAAAGTGATAGGTTCTTCTGTACTATACCTAGATACTGTGGAGGGTTTATTTGTTTGAGTTTGCCAACTCCTTTGATCTGGGAACGATTTACCGCCATCTGAGTGCTAGCACCGCAACACTATCGAACTTCATCAAATATTCATGAACTACACAAGATGAGGGGTTGAACAAACAGTTGGACTGTTAGACAATCATGTGGAACCGGCATATCACCAATCTGATAAAGTAAGGACTACTCAAATGGGTACACTTTTAACATATCTGTCAAtgacataaaatttatgtataccTTATTAACTTGTGTGACTATTGCATCAAGAACTTCTCCTTTGAAAGGTCGAAACACaattgctttatatttaacTGGATACACAACAAAGCCTTGCCCTGGCTGAATGAGTCCGGCTCCTATACTGTCTATTGTAGTTACAGCTATAACAAATCCATACCTGTaagacaattataaataataaaaaataatagtaaatcaGCGAAACATTCTAACATAAACAACTTACATCTTAATAAAGGGTTATCATATTTAGTCGTATGACTAAAGATGAAGTTAAACAAATGTATGGGGTAAAGAATATGCCCAAAACTAAAGTTAAATTACTTACTTGCCTGTACAAGTACCTTCTACTTCTGTATAAAGTTTCTGCTTAACAGTATCTAGTAGCTGTGGTCCGAAATACCGGggatgtaataaaatttcatgttccAAAGATATCTGCAAATTTGTTTAGGGTTATTGTCTTATTTGTACGTGATCTAAGTTATGGTAGACGAcagtaaattgaaaatttattacatgataaaacatttttccaAATTTTTACAACATCAGTTCATTATAATTGAGTACTAAAAAAGAAAGTCAACTTATACTTAAGAAAAAACTAAAGTTTGATGTTAGGTGTACTATACAAACGCCGCTCTTTTGAATCAagcttttttaaaacattagatttgacattgacaaacatatattttttaagtatatttagcGGTACAGGATCTTTCGTCcaatgtacttttttataaagttaaaattttataaaagagttaaaaagtcacaaaataacaaatgttaAGTACAATGATTAATTGAATTCCtaaattatgacatttttatatcttcaaaaaataataaaaccttacTCTGAAAAGCGTacctttttattacatttttaataaaaatatcttattttagtagtaataaaatattctaccttaaattgttacataaatatttagtgaTATAAGTTAGAATTTATTCGATAATTGCGAAATCGAAATACGACTTACGTCACTTACGATATGATTGTCTATACATCACTAGCGATTACTCAAAAATGCCAAATGAGTGGTTGTGTGTCTTGTAATCAGATTGATAGAAAAAATGGCAAAAActtacgattatttatttaaattacttcttATAGGTGATTCTGGTGTAGGAAAAACgtctattttatttagattttctgAAGATGCATTCAATATCTCATTTATATCAACCATCGGTGAGTGCTTTAAGTCTTTGTATCAAAGGTTATTGTCAgaaagttgtattttttatacgtaattGTCATCACGATTTTTTGTATCGCTTTAGGATGTTTCTTCACAATAAGTTCAAAAAAGGGCGCGGCTCCTATTTAAATGGAGCCCTTAGAAAATTAAACGCATGAACTGTTTATGACATCATAcacactaattttaattaattgactaCTTAAACAACGAATTGTTTCAGGTATTGACTTTAAAATTCGAACAATAGACCTCGACggtaaaaaagtaaagttacaaATATGGTAAGTTTCCTAGTTCATTTTGGTTTTCGTGTGAAAGTTCATTATTCAGTGACTCAAAAATATGAATCGTTTTAGGGATACGGCGGGTCAAGAAAGATTCCGTACGATAACAACGGCTTACTATAGAGGATCTATGGGCATAATGCTTGTTTATGATGTTACAAACgaaaaaagttttgaaaatataaaaaattggatTAGAAATATTGAAGAAAATGCAAGTGCTGATGTGGAAAAAATGATTCTTGGTAATAAATGCGACTTGGATGCAAAGAGACAGGTAACTCAAtgtacaaaagtatttttttatttaggataATGGTATGCTAGCACTGTCATACTCAATAACAAtcacacaaattaaaatttacaagaacATATTAATTGATTGCAATAATATGACCaaagtaatttatatcaattgttataaaaacattgctACACCAATATATCAATTACCTATTAATAATAACCCAACATTATTATGGAAACAATAGTATGTAGTTTATTACTATTTTCCTGCTTTAATCAAATCTTGTTCCAATAAGAATACACTTGAGTTATACCTATCTtttacatgtttattattatatataaatatttttgtgttaactGCCCAGTGCCCATGGATTATAGCAtagaatatttatcaataaatgacTTAACTGACACTGATTGACGGCTTTGGTTGGTCCAGAGATAGGGACATTAGAACAAGATTCCTCGgctttaaatcaattaatgtGAGTCTTAGCATAATACATTTGACATCtgttatacaatttttgtaaaatttcagGTATCAAAAGAAAGAGGTGAACAattagcagtagaatatcagATTAAATTTGTAGAAACATCTGCGAAAGACTCGTTAAATGTTGAGTTTGCATTCTATACATTAGCAAGAGACATCAAGGCAAAGATGGAGAAAAAacaggtattatatattttttacacttttatgAGCTAAAAAAGTATAGTAAGTCCGACTGACAACAGCATCATTCCACtgtattttaattgaagtataaaattacagtatagtaactttactttatacttcaaatgaaatttaaaaacccGTAAATATCCCAAGTTGAGCAAATGCGACCTCTTCTCTTGAGGTGAAGGAGGCTTATTCCATCATGCTGCTTAACGCGGGTTGGTAAATACTAATGTGGCAGAGTTTCTGGCGACACATAAGGATTCCTcacaatgttaatattatatcataaattgcAAGCAACTTATAAATTGTAGACGATGTTACAAtggtttaattattgtaataaaaaatttctTTTGTTTCATGCCTATCTATCGAACACAGAAGGTAAAAATGtttgtacttaatataattattgtgttgTGTTTGAtgtttaatgcatttttttcaATCTATATAATTGaacaatattagaataaaaactaatatgtaAAACAAAGTGAGTCTGCATCGCAAGTAAACTATTAACACTACTATTAAACAATGACATTTTGTAACGCTATTGGCGCTGATTAACAAGTTCCTTACAAGAACAATAACTATTTGGCCAGGAAGCCAATATTACTAACAAAATGTCATTTTATCGGAATCGAACCGAAACGTTAGGCTGTAGGTCCTTTAGGCGTTTTCTTATTCTAATAGCAATGATTCAATTGCGGTTCAATCGAAGAGTGATCGGGAACGTATCGGAATCGTTATAACAGTAGAATTGATCCccgtttgataaattaataaactaatagaataataaaaaaaaaaaagtatattttaagcgttatttttttcataaactatttattattaaatggtatttataaataataaataaaaataagagatTTAATAGTATTGGTTCTTCGAAAcgttttggatgaaatttgtaaataataaaaaaaactcacggCCAGAAATATGTCAACGCAAACATAATCGATTAGCACGATTATACATATAGAGTATATACACAGACGACTCGTTATATAATGGTTATGTATTACTTATGCCCTTTTTTATAGACGTTTATTTCGCGCTTATAATTGCAGATTCAGATTTTTGATCATGATTTTATTCATcgtgccaatattttttttattccacaaTAAAGTACGCTTGAACGGTATCCTACAAAGATTTTGTTGATAACAATGTCCCCGTGTGACGTCATGGATAAACACGGTTTCGTATCCgtttatttataacatgaaattcacgctcgtcacgtcaatagtcttaatttaaagCGAGTGAAACTACAAAACgcagttacatatataaaatatatatgtattatatagtaaaactTTCTCCGAAACGCTCTGCGTCTTTTCAGATAAGTTttacgtacattttttttttgtaaacaaatattggttcagtagtttttccAGTTAGACATTATATCGAAATGTCTGTGTGTTCGTACCTATTGATGTGTATACATAAACGGTACTAATTACATACATGAATTTTATCAGTGTATGGTGTTACTGTAACGGTCGCcatcaattaaatatactgTCGGTTATAATTAATACTGTTAGGGGAATTCACAAATACATTCGTCGACCCGTATGAACATATCTCCTGCACGgttcattgataataattacgttttttGTCACTGAGTTAAATTAGTTTTAGGTTATaggtatctttatttatattaacctaaaatatatatattgctacTCGAGCTATTAACCAATACTGTACGAATCTATCttacatttattcaaatatttcgatTGAAAACAATTGCTGTCTCAGAATTATTAAACATAGGTAGATACGATGTAGCCTGATAGAATGTCCTTCTggaaattatcaaaattttatgaaatctgTATCAATcgagaaaaaaacaaataaatattatatattaataatattagtttcatATGTGTGGTGTAACATATCTGTCACTgagtatttaaattgaaattgattggcttaataattttgtttttcaatcatttatataatgcaATGTATTATCGAacgataaaattgaatataacttatttcaaaatgttaatatattgttaaattctatatttatatattgattaggGCAAACGGATCACtagattgtaagtggtcaccactttcCATAGGCATTGGCACCATATGAATTTTTGACCATTTCTTAAATAGCTAATGCGCCACCTATTTTGAAAACTGATATATTATATCTGTTGTAACACGAGCTCACTCATCCGTCACAACcagaacaacaatactaagtatatataatatagaatatctATAGAATATACTATAATGACTGGGTAGTACCTTTCCAAGCccgctcgcacaaagccctaccaccaagtgaaacaATGCGATGTCTTTAAAATGACAAATCAATGAAACATTGTGATTTATGTAAGGCCGTAAAACAATAAACCGGTaacaatgaaatacaaatacacGTATATCGGCTTATGTTTTGAACTTTtgaattttctttcaaatattgAAGATTTTCGACGAAGAAACaaattagattaataaatatctacaacattttttttttatcattgtgcGCCATGATAacgttatttttactatttatacagCTCAACTATAGTGCacactcaaaatatatttactatttcctTATAATTACATCGATTCTGAGATTATCAGAATTCACATTATGAgtcgattattttttttcttggcatttttctactatattattGTCAATGACAAAACATAGTATAAGCCCTGATACGattaacattattaacaaaaacaatcagaaaaaaaattataattatatattgtgagCTTGCGCTTTATTGCAATTTGTACTTGTTGAACACAATCAGAATTGAATCACTTCACTACGTGTTACTCATACTTTACGAGAACGACTTATATTGCGTATCGCGTTATCGCCGCTATCACAACAATATAGCTTCACAAACTTTATGACAATTTTCTTACCTAATAAGATTGTGTTTCTTGTTATCGTTTATTGATATCTTTGAAATGTAACCATTAATATCGATatgtttaatgataaatattacgcTGTAGGAGGCGAGTAATCCGCCAGGTGGCAGGACCGGCGCGCATCAGCTGAGAGCGAACGAGCAGCAACGCAAGCCCACGTCGTGGCTGTCGCGCTGCTCCGTCCTCTGACGACGCCCCGCCGCCCCCGCACACCCGCGCCATGTACTCATCTACTAAGGGAGCGTGGGTAGTCAGCCCACCACTATATTTTTCGACCTACACTTTTAACTGGTGCAACTCCGAGAGGGTATATCAGACttgcttttgtatttttatatccgATTATTTCGTTCAGGTGTTATCAAATTGCGACAATCATTTGCTTTACGGAAACTTCGAGTGATATTCGAATGCAATAGACTCACTTATTCTTGACACCTATTAAATTGTGTGGCTCGTTAAATTTTCATTTGGAATGTTTATGTGACTGCTTTTgtaaatttcaaaatcaatatttctCGTGGTTAtaatttctgtaaaataaatctaCTTTAATGTGACAATTACTTTATTAGGGCGAAATTATTTGGTATTACGCTGTAATGCAAAATGGTTTAAaggatattatttcaatagattattagctgtatttttcttttgctattttaattaagaaatatatattttaatgtaacatatactacatatttaatttgaataaacagtgcttttttttaaacaaagttgtttcaatcaaacaaaaaataactttttaaacatttttattgttcaacagataatttatacaaaagaatatttttgtcaaCAAGTATATTAAAAGAACTACCATAAAAGTTTGTAATGCATTCCATACTATCCTAGATTTTAAGTTAGTAAACTAGATAGTTTTAAGCCTGCTATCATTCATGATGCTTGAATGGGCTTTGGAGTTGCTTTAAAAGGTAAAAGAATTACTTTTTTGACACCAACTAAGGcacttttagaaataaaagttattagttGTAACAATTTCTtcgaagataaaataataagatcaGAAGTTAGATGGGTTCCTTTTCGCCAATATGTGACATAAATAGGAATCGGTGGAAGCTTTTCTGACCAAATTCCATTACGGAATGACTTTGCACGAGCCTCTGCTGATATTATACCAGGAGCCAGTTGTGATTCAAGAGTATTCTTTTTAATAACTTGAGGTACAGAAGCTTTAGCAAAACCAAGTTCCACTAACTTTTGACCAATATCAAATGTCTCCACAGTTTTAGtctgaaacaaatttaatttttatggacatagttaaaatatattaatttctggCAGCTGAGAGATGGCTTTCCTGACATATCCATGGATAAATgtatgttgaaaatattatgtggctttttgtaaattattttacaataaatttatcatttactatagtttttttatgatctGTGGATTGtgatatgttattatatcaacttaaaacaaatgttatagTTTtgcacataatataattatcaataaatatgaaaacattcttatttttctaatttatactACATTGTTACTGGGATATGTgaactatttgtttttgtaattatcaCTAGTCATGAAAAATTAGCAGATGTCAGGAATGCATTCTCTTAACGGCCTGAATTGATTTTAACCATCCATActgaatacaatataaatatttctaaaaaaaatttgataaaatttaaacatatttttaatcatttttttttcaatcaattaaattaaatattattggcaTACCTTTTGATGTGGTAAATGCAATAGAACAGTAGAAACAAGTTCTTCCTTGTCTCTTGCGATAGGTTTTAAAGTCACTTGCTGACCTTTAGCGACACAATCTAACCAATTGACAGCATTGCCACTTACTATATCAACACCCCAGAGCTgaaaatttttagaaaaaaataatttagcgcATTCTAAGCTTCATAGAGGactttcacttttttttattaattataactgatGTTACCTTGACAGGCAGTGGTGGTTTGCTGGAATGCCATAACGGAAGATAAATAGGAGCTTTGTGATTAACAAGGAGCCTTACAGGAGAATGCTGAACACCTACATAGACTCCTTTTAAGGGTTCATGCCTTTTTATAAAGTGATCAGGAACTTTGCTTGCTTTCGAGAATTTACTTacctacaatataaatataatattaataaatgctaGTTATGTAATCTTTGAGTATTAAAAGTGCATTTACCGGACGGATTTTATGTATAGATACTGCCAAGCTTGCTGTGGCGAGAGCATACACAgctatctgaaataaaaaaaaatgtgataaagaCTGTCGATGTTTATACGTATTTGACCCTGTTAACATACATTTACTCCACGATAATCCTGTCGCAAGAGACTctctaaattgtaaaatattccgCCTTCTTCCTCAGCCATTATTGTTACCTAATACGAAAACAAACtttcataatttacaaaattagctCATGAATATTTTCTGATTTTAAGATTCTTTTCCTTAGAGAACTTTAATGACATTGACATT
Protein-coding regions in this window:
- the LOC113399464 gene encoding DNA-directed RNA polymerase II subunit RPB7; amino-acid sequence: MFYHISLEHEILLHPRYFGPQLLDTVKQKLYTEVEGTCTGKYGFVIAVTTIDSIGAGLIQPGQGFVVYPVKYKAIVFRPFKGEVLDAIVTQVNKVGMFAQIGPLSCFISHHSIPADMEFCPNVNPPCYKSKQEDNVIQEEDVIRLKIVGTRVDATGIFAIGTLMDDYLGLVTQ
- the Rab8 gene encoding ras-related protein Rab-8A; its protein translation is MAKTYDYLFKLLLIGDSGVGKTSILFRFSEDAFNISFISTIGIDFKIRTIDLDGKKVKLQIWDTAGQERFRTITTAYYRGSMGIMLVYDVTNEKSFENIKNWIRNIEENASADVEKMILGNKCDLDAKRQVSKERGEQLAVEYQIKFVETSAKDSLNVEFAFYTLARDIKAKMEKKQEASNPPGGRTGAHQLRANEQQRKPTSWLSRCSVL
- the LOC113399447 gene encoding uncharacterized protein LOC113399447, which produces MAEEEGGIFYNLESLLRQDYRGVNIAVYALATASLAVSIHKIRPVSKFSKASKVPDHFIKRHEPLKGVYVGVQHSPVRLLVNHKAPIYLPLWHSSKPPLPVKLWGVDIVSGNAVNWLDCVAKGQQVTLKPIARDKEELVSTVLLHLPHQKTKTVETFDIGQKLVELGFAKASVPQVIKKNTLESQLAPGIISAEARAKSFRNGIWSEKLPPIPIYVTYWRKGTHLTSDLIILSSKKLLQLITFISKSALVGVKKVILLPFKATPKPIQAS